One Chroicocephalus ridibundus chromosome 31, bChrRid1.1, whole genome shotgun sequence genomic window carries:
- the DPF2 gene encoding zinc finger protein ubi-d4 isoform X1 encodes MAAVVQNVVKLLGEQYYRDAMEQCHNYNARLCAERSVRLPFLDSQTGVAQSNCYIWMEKRHRGPGLAAGQLYSYPARRWRKKRRAHPPEDPRLSFPSIKPDTDQTLKKEGLISQDGSSLEALLRTDPLEKRALPDPRIDDDSLGEFPVTNSRARKRILEPDDFLDDLDDEDYEEDTPKRRGKGKAKGKGVGGARKKLDAAILEDRDKPYACDNSYKQKHTLKPPDRVCGKRYKNRPGLSYHYAHSHLAEEEGDDKDDSQPPTPVSQRSEEQKSKKGPDGLALPNNYCDFCLGDSKINKKTGQPEELVSCSDCGRSGHPSCLQFTPVMMAAVKTYRWQCIECKCCNICGTSENDDQLLFCDDCDRGYHMYCLTPPMSEPPEGSWSCHLCLDLLKEKASIYQNQNSS; translated from the exons CCTCGGGGAACAGTACTACAGGGATGCCATGGAGCAGTGCCACAACTACAACGCCCGGCTGTGTGCCGAGAGGAGCGTCCGCCTCCCTTTCCTCGACTCCCAGACCGGGGTGGCCCAAAGCAACTGCTACATCTGGATGGAGAAACGTCACCGAGGGCCAG gtttAGCCGCTGGGCAGCTTTACTCCTACCCCGCACGCCGCTGGCGGAAGAAACGCCGCGCTCATCCTCCGGAGGACCCGAGGCTTTCCTTCCCTTCTATCAAACCAG ACACCGACCAGACCctgaagaaggaagggctgatcTCTCAGGACGGCAGCAGCCTGGAAGCCCTGTTGAGGACCGACCCGTTGGAGAAACGTGCCCTCCCGGACCCCCGCATCGACGACGACAGCCTGGGCGAGTTCCCTGTCACCAACAGCCGTGCGCGGAAG CGGATTCTTGAGCCGGACGACTTCCTGGACGATTTGGATGATGAAGACTATGAAGAAGATACGCCGAagcggagagggaaggggaaagccaaG GGCAAAGGTGTTGGAGGGGCTCGGAAGAAGCTGGATGCAGCTATATTAGAAGACCGGGATAAGCCCTACGCTTGCGACA atAGTTACAAACAAAAGCATACCTTGAAACCTCCCGATCGAG TCTGCGGGAAGCGATACAAGAATCGGCCGGGATTGAGCTACCACTACGCTCACTCCCACCTGGCTGAGGAAGAAGGCGATGACAAGGACGACTCACAGCCCCCCACTCCCGTCTCGCAGCGGTCGGAGGAGCAGAAAT CCAAGAAAGGACCTGACGGCTTAGCTCTGCCCAACAACTACTGCGACTTCTGCCTGGGAGACTCCAAAATCAACAAGAAGACGGGGCAGCCGGAGGAGTTGGTCTCGTGCTCGGACTGCGGGCGATCAG GgcacccctcctgcctgcagttCACCCCCGTGATGATGGCGGCCGTCAAGACGTACCGCTGGCAGTGCATCGAGTGCAAGTGCTGCAACATCTGCGGCACCTCCGAGAACGAC GACCAGCTGCTCTTCTGCGACGACTGCGACCGCGGCTACCACATGTACTGTCTCACCCCCCCCATGTCGGAGCCGCCCGAAG ggagctggagctgccacTTGTGTCTGGACCTGCTGAAGGAAAAAGCCTCCATCTACCAGAACCAGAACAGCTCCTGA
- the DPF2 gene encoding zinc finger protein ubi-d4 isoform X2: protein MAAVVQNVVKLLGEQYYRDAMEQCHNYNARLCAERSVRLPFLDSQTGVAQSNCYIWMEKRHRGPGLAAGQLYSYPARRWRKKRRAHPPEDPRLSFPSIKPDTDQTLKKEGLISQDGSSLEALLRTDPLEKRALPDPRIDDDSLGEFPVTNSRARKRILEPDDFLDDLDDEDYEEDTPKRRGKGKAKGKGVGGARKKLDAAILEDRDKPYACDICGKRYKNRPGLSYHYAHSHLAEEEGDDKDDSQPPTPVSQRSEEQKSKKGPDGLALPNNYCDFCLGDSKINKKTGQPEELVSCSDCGRSGHPSCLQFTPVMMAAVKTYRWQCIECKCCNICGTSENDDQLLFCDDCDRGYHMYCLTPPMSEPPEGSWSCHLCLDLLKEKASIYQNQNSS, encoded by the exons CCTCGGGGAACAGTACTACAGGGATGCCATGGAGCAGTGCCACAACTACAACGCCCGGCTGTGTGCCGAGAGGAGCGTCCGCCTCCCTTTCCTCGACTCCCAGACCGGGGTGGCCCAAAGCAACTGCTACATCTGGATGGAGAAACGTCACCGAGGGCCAG gtttAGCCGCTGGGCAGCTTTACTCCTACCCCGCACGCCGCTGGCGGAAGAAACGCCGCGCTCATCCTCCGGAGGACCCGAGGCTTTCCTTCCCTTCTATCAAACCAG ACACCGACCAGACCctgaagaaggaagggctgatcTCTCAGGACGGCAGCAGCCTGGAAGCCCTGTTGAGGACCGACCCGTTGGAGAAACGTGCCCTCCCGGACCCCCGCATCGACGACGACAGCCTGGGCGAGTTCCCTGTCACCAACAGCCGTGCGCGGAAG CGGATTCTTGAGCCGGACGACTTCCTGGACGATTTGGATGATGAAGACTATGAAGAAGATACGCCGAagcggagagggaaggggaaagccaaG GGCAAAGGTGTTGGAGGGGCTCGGAAGAAGCTGGATGCAGCTATATTAGAAGACCGGGATAAGCCCTACGCTTGCGACA TCTGCGGGAAGCGATACAAGAATCGGCCGGGATTGAGCTACCACTACGCTCACTCCCACCTGGCTGAGGAAGAAGGCGATGACAAGGACGACTCACAGCCCCCCACTCCCGTCTCGCAGCGGTCGGAGGAGCAGAAAT CCAAGAAAGGACCTGACGGCTTAGCTCTGCCCAACAACTACTGCGACTTCTGCCTGGGAGACTCCAAAATCAACAAGAAGACGGGGCAGCCGGAGGAGTTGGTCTCGTGCTCGGACTGCGGGCGATCAG GgcacccctcctgcctgcagttCACCCCCGTGATGATGGCGGCCGTCAAGACGTACCGCTGGCAGTGCATCGAGTGCAAGTGCTGCAACATCTGCGGCACCTCCGAGAACGAC GACCAGCTGCTCTTCTGCGACGACTGCGACCGCGGCTACCACATGTACTGTCTCACCCCCCCCATGTCGGAGCCGCCCGAAG ggagctggagctgccacTTGTGTCTGGACCTGCTGAAGGAAAAAGCCTCCATCTACCAGAACCAGAACAGCTCCTGA